In Brassica napus cultivar Da-Ae chromosome C2, Da-Ae, whole genome shotgun sequence, the sequence ATGGTGGACTCCTTCTTGGAGTCCTTatcattattatattaatttttttttgtttgaatagttaaggactctAGTCAAAATAATCTGTCCAATGGTGATCTCCAATTAGGAGttcttagaaataaaaaataataattttttttaaattgaaattgaaattttattaattgcatgattaaaaataaatataccagaaaatataagtttaaaaatgtataagtttaaaaactataagtttttcaatttcaatttaaaaaaaaaaatataaattataagctAAAAGTTTTCTAttagtttttcttatcttaTGTATAAGTTTATCTTCTTAAAACTATAGGTTTCATTTAATATAAGTGTGATAGAGTTTAAAAATGTCTATGTTTGAtacaagtttaaaaatgtttacaaGTCAAATGTTTACAAGTCATAGCCACCACGTAGACAAGGATTTGATCCTTAAATTCCTTATGTAAGGATCAATCCTTGTATTATGTTactcaaataatagttttttaatCTGATAAACATTGGATGTGGAGCTAAGGATCTTTAACGGACTCCTATTGCAGATGGTCTTATCAGCAGACAAGAGATATGTATGAATGTGTGGCTTCGGAGATAGCGTTGTTGTGTAACAACTAACCAGAAATAAAGTACAGGAACCTGTGGGCTttagctttagggttttagtcaTGAGCCAATGAGTTAAATAACAGAGAATGTGTGGTCAACCAAAGCTCACTTGGCGTTTGTGCCTTTATGGGAGTTGGTTCATTGTGGCCCATGTTACATGACCTATCATAATAATAGATTGGGCCTCAAGGGAAAACACCCACTcatatcaaatcaagtgattaATATAATCTGGTTGCTCTGTTTTGTCACTACATTACaaatttgattgattaaaaaatgaaagagaaaCTGCACCCTGTGGAAAATATTAGATGATTAGTTTATATACGCAAGAACCTGCAATTGTCAAAATGATTACGCAAACATGCACATGGAAGAAACAGAGCTTTCTCATATGTTCCACCATTTTCGCTTCTCCATTTGCTTAGCAAGTTCATGTGCCATCGATGCAAAGTTCTCAGCACCGTCTTGAAGCTCAGCTGTGCGTTGGCTGATCCTCTGGTATTATTAAAACAGACCAAACAAATAAAGTTATGTTTCGTAGTTAGAATCAGTGTGTTATACACAGCTTGGGAACATGTCAGTTTAAATGAAGATGTATAACCTCGAGTTTTTCTCCACGCTCAAGAAGTTTGTCCTTTGCTTGTGAAGCTATTGCTGAGGTTTCCTGTAAAAACAACCACAAACATGTTAAGACACAGAAAGCAAAAGAGCTTTTTGGGGTGAAAGATAGAATTGGTTTTGACTCACCCCTGCTTTTCTGTATTTGGCCTTTATCTCATCAACTGTTCTCGTTTTGGGTTGTGCATCACTGGATGCACCGTCAAACAGTCTTTCCTTATCTGTTCTCTTATCTGCAAAGAGGCCTTACAAATTCGTCTGATGCATTCACTATGATAATAAAACatgataatatgaatatttacctttattttcctttttgtcTTTCTCGGTTAAGGGCAAGATGCTCAGAGGTTCATCTATCTCGATGTCATCTACAGAAGAAGCACTTTTAGTCACAGGTGAAAACAGAGGATGAGTAACTTAGCAAAGATATTACAAACCTATGTTTAGCTCGACAATCTTTTCATCGTCGTGATCGGTATCAGAAGGCTTTAAGTATGGCGGATTAGAAAAGATGTTTCCCAGGTGGGAGAAATCTTGTATTTGGTGGTCCACCTTCTGTTCACTGCTTGACCTGAAGCCTTTAATAATGCCACTTAGGAATTTGGGAGTGCCATCCTGTGATCACATACACTTTATAGCAAAATCATGGAGATAAAGAAAAAAGGGTTCACATGTGAAAACAGAACATGTACCTGGTCTTTCTTATGGACAGGGAAATGGCTAAAGGTAGCGTCGGCAGCGGCTGCAAGGACTTTGTCATGAAGCAAAGGTAAAGACTCCGGGATTCTGAGTTGAACACAGAGCTAGGTATTAGTACCTTAACTGCTACTTTGCTCGCTAAGTATGCAAATTCTAGTTATTTACGGAGAACTAGTAAGCCAGTACCTGAATCCGTTTGCATGGGCCAGAAACGAGAGGATTGCAACTTCACAACCATTTACCTGTAGATTTAGCTTTTATAAGTCCTAAACATCTGAGAAATTAAATATTCTCTCATAGTATTATACATGCCAATATCTAACTAAGACAACCAAACCAACAAAGCCCCATAAAACTGGGAAGCATCCAATGGTCTCATCGATTTATCTGATTCACAAATTATTGAGGGCAGTAACAGGTAAAAGCTCTCTTCTAGAAAGTATATTAGGAAGTCTCACCAGGACGAGATGGCCTAAATCATCTGAACATACTGTCTTCTCCATGTTAGGCTTAAAGTTCCACCTAAGAAGTGACGGCAAAGAGCTTTCTCCCACAACTTCAAGATCCGGGAAAGATCTGTTCACATAAGCAAACCATTCTTTTAAAGCTGATTCGATTTGGTAACTACATTTTATCTGGCATGTATATTGTATTTGTGGAAGCCAGTTAGAACATCACCTTATTTCAATATGCCCTGTTCGGTAAAGTAGGAGTACAGCACATTCCCTTTCATCCTTCTTTAGGATTCCCATCCAGCAACACGGCCTTGAAACGCTTACCTCCATAATGCTCTCAAAACTTCCCTACGTATTGAAAGTAAGTCCTTGTTATCAGACAAAGTCAACAAGACATTCCAGGAACCATAAATCAAGATAGATTCTCCAATATACCTGAGACAATTTTAGGGAATACAAGCGTAGTGCATCCTCAGAACACATGAGAAATAATGAATTCGCAAATCTCTGGTCAGCAAGTTTTGTTTCTGTAACAGCAGTCTGTTCACCACCTGGTGAATGACTCTCACTTTCACTGGTCATATGAGATTTGTTCTCATGTTTCTCCTTCTCAGATGGATTTTCAGCTGGTTTTTCACTGGGCATTTCAGTTTTATCATAGCAGTCCTCTGCAAATTACAGTCACTGGGCATTTCAGTTTTATCTATTTAATAGATGCATATAAACACAGTTTATGTTAGTAACAGACAAACTACCTATAATGTGCATACAAATCGCAGTTGGGTTCTTCAGAGGTCTCAAGCATGAGGCGAGTATTTTCCCAGTATTTCCATCAATAAGAGTGGTCTGTCCATCTTTAGTCATCGCACACAAGATAAAATCATCAAGAGCTTCGGAATTTATGGAATCCTGATCAGTTGGAGCTGAAGGGGATTTCACACAGAGTGACTTGATTGGGAAACCGGTGTCAGATAAGCTATCTGTAACGAACATTACTGATGGCGCACTAATGTCAAGCATTGCAACCTGAAATATGAAATGAAAAGTAGAAATAGTTTGAAACACTTTCAACTAAAGAGAGCGGCTGTATGCGGAGATTTAGAAACGGATGTTAAATCCATACCTTGCCACATTTAAATCCCACAACAAGCCTTCTTGTAGACTGTACAAATCGCAGGGTGCAAACTGGGGAAGTCAGGAAAGAATACGCTGCCAACCATTGAGGtccatcttcttgatccaaacgGTGAGCTACAAGAAATAAACCTAACGCATGAGATACAACAGAGCAAATCTGTACAGTCAACGTTgtaaaaagttccaaaccttgTTTGTCAGTGTTGGTAACAACTTCCAAAGTTCCTCCACTTTTATGGCCGACCAACTTGAGAAGACGAACCTACAGAGACAGAAAAATGAGAGAGAATCAGATGCGCACTGAAAGCTGGAATCAAGAAAGTATCAATAGAAACAGGTCTTCTTACCATACCACATTCGTTACCAACAGCCAAACAAGAAGTCTTAGAACAGAAGGTAACTGCTGTTACTGATGCATCTACTCCAGTTATCTCAATACCATTTGCCTGATCATTGATAAAGGAAGAAGTAATTAATTGCAGGAAAAATTCTCATCAAATATCAACCAGCTTACACACAAGTTTTTAAGATAAACTTCAAAAAGAAGGAAAGTTACAGCATTCATACCTTTGGCTTCAAGTCATAAATAAGAGACAGACATGGATAGGTTGCATCCCATATTCGCACAGACCCATCTTGATATCCTGCAATGTACAGTCTCTCAAGCTTGTAGTCATCAATGTGGCCTGGAACACCACCTGTTAGAGGCCATTGCGCCCTTTCTCCAGATGGAGTACGTGGCGTTCGAGATTTTGCAGCTAAGACTACCTATcaagaataaaatataaattaatcgCTTCACACTGGAAAgcaacaacataaaaaaaaaatgtggagGGACTACCTCGGAAAGAGCCAGTGACGGCTTATCGTTAACATTTAATGCAGCAAACATTGCTACGGTGATACGTGGATCCATCGTTGGTACAACCATTGGATATGGCAGGGGAGAAACAGAAATATTATTCTCTTTCTGAGACATCAGAGAAGCCAGAGAGGTATCATCGTACGCTTGCAATTGTCCTGGATTCGTCAGCAGAAATAAAAACACCCCACTTTGCCTTGAACTAGCAATTGGAGACAAGACCATATCAGCAAATGAACCACTAAGGGTCAGGTCAACACGGCCAACACATTTCAGACCTCCCATACCAGAAGACCAATCCAGAGCCAACATCTGCATAAGAAGATCAGTAAAAAGACATCATGTTAGGATATGCATTTGCACAGACAAGGTAAGAATTTAAAACGACGATCCATTTTATATTTCTCCCGAGTTCAACAATATGGGACTATGAAACTTTTAAACTAGGTGTTGAGTTCTTACCGTCAGTACTTCGTCAGAACCAACGATATCACCACCATAGATAAAGAGTTTTCCACCACAATTCTTGCGAGATACATCCAAACCCCAATGCATAACAATGACAGGAAGTCTTTTCTCCGCCGAAGACAACTGTAACTTAACAGCATTATTAGATACCTTCACATTCTTCCCATCAGAGAAATCCCAAAATAATATATCTCCATCGACATAACCAACAGCAAGAACTGAACCATCAGCTGATGCCCAACACAAAGAACTTATCTCTTTTCCATCTAGCTTAAGATCAGAAAGCTCATCGTGTGAGGCTTCCAGAGAAACATCGACTGTCTTACCCTCCATAGGTAGGTCTTTGTTTCCTCGAACTAACTCGACGCGATCTTCTGATGCATCCCAAATAAAAAGTAATCCATTTGAAAATGCGATCAACAACCTGCAGGATAATTCTTTacaattcattaaaaaataaccATACGAAGATGTATTGTAGCTTATTATTGCACACTGAAATAGCATATcaaatcaattcaaaaaaaaaaaaaatagcatatCAAAAAGAAGAATTTATATGGCAGTACTAGAATCACAACtataccaaaaataaaacaatgtcTCACAAGTTAGACATGCTGTTGCTTTTATTCCTTTCGGCTTAACAAGACTCAGATACCttactaattttaaaaataacagtAAGGGAGATAGGATCACAAAAGTAAAGAACTGATAGAGACAGTAGGAAAAGATCAGCTTATTTTGGTAAAGATGTGATTTCACAAATGCTATGACAAGTTCAGATAGTAAGTTTGAGAGGCACAAATGCTTTCCATCTACAGGTCACAAGAATAAGTACACAAATCAAAATAAAGATGTTCTCACCTAGTTCCCCTCGAACAAGGCTGAGAAAGAAGTCCGACAACAGGATACTCAATAGGTGATGAAAGCCCCGCTGCTTCTGCAAAAAGAGGGAAATGGtagaaaatatgtaaaaagAACAAGTAAGAACAGGGAAGGTCTTTTTGTGTATTGCATCAAATTCTACCAAGAGGACATGGTACTCATGTAAGGTTTATAAGAAAAAAGTACCCAGACATAAATTTATCGTGCAAATAGTTTGGAGGCAGATAGACATTAACTAATAATCAAACTACTCAATCCTGATACTTTCTAAACTTAATAAAGATTCTAGACACATGTGATCATCGGGTTGAAAGAGAAACCACATACCCGCTAAAGCATCAGTTGGAACATAATAAGGAAGATGCACTAATTTTCCTTCGTCAGCATTGTATTTTACAACAGACACCGTACCATACTCATCACCAACATACCTGTGAACGAGatgataaaattaattaacGACGCCATAGTAAGTGTCAATGAAATAACATCGGTTCGAATTGTCATCTTAACAAGCTCAGTACATGTAACCGGTGCCGGGAAGGATTGAAAACGCAGTAATGTTTGACTCCCAGTGTAAGCTTGACATAGTCTGCCTAAGATCCAAGTCCCAAAcctaataataattcaaatttattaacGTAGTCAATCAGATAGATTGTTGAACAAAATTGAGTGAAgaaggtcaaaaagaagtgaagaCATCTCTGGATAATACagaaattaaatttcaaacatCATACTGAACTGATACCTGAATATCGTTTTCGTTTGAGATGCTGACCAGAAAGCCTTGGTTCTCAATGaactgttaaaaaaatatatataacatcagGTGGAGTTAGAGATAATTGGGAGCACAAAGCGGGAGGACTGTAATATTTACTCAAGTTCACAACATAAGTTGATCTCATCAGAAAGGAATACACTAAAGAAATACTATTAAGAAGGAAATTAAGCTAGAAGCACATCAGGAGATAGAGAAGGAGAACCAACAAACCAAGAGTTGAACCAATTACAACAAACCTCTAAGTTTTTGAAAGGTAACTGCTTAGGAGATGCAAGAACCGCCTCAATGTTATCACCACCAATCACTTTTATCCTTCCATCTCTAGCAAACAATTAGCAAAAAGCATTACTTTTTTTAAAGCTGAACCTTTCTTCTATCATCATCATAACTAGTATAGTAAGTAACGTGAAGAGCTAGAGTAAAGATTCAACTATCCAAACTTTTTATAAAGTCTCCCCATTTCACATAAACCGATTCAAGGTTGAAGAAGAACACTTACAGTGTTCCCACAGCCAAGAGGGATTGAATAGAGTCAAAGGCAAGAATAGACGCCGTCGAAGGTATCCCATAGTGGGAGACGATACGAGGATCCAACACTTCTTTTATCAAACATCCCTGCAAAAAGTAAAAGTTATCTCCTTTAACATATTAATTTGCAAATTAAATaactttatatagaaaaatgatCTATAAGATAAGATAGAAGGGAGGGAGTACACGTGGCGGGGGAGCTGGAGATGGAGGAGGCTTCTGACCACCATCGCCGGAGGCTTTCTGCAGAAATTTTCTGACGAACATCAAGGGAAATTGAGCTGAgattgctctctctctcttccggCGATCAATTTGTCGTTTAAACGAAGGTAGAATGAATGCTCAATCGAAGCTTTGATCGAATTGTTCGTCGGGAGTTTTAATCGgagaaatcaaaaaaaaattcagcttCGATTTGAAAATGAATCGGAGAAGAAGATGTTTTTAGTTAAACCGGTTTCCGGTTCAACCATaaaattcggttcggttcaggttTTTCAGGTGGtttctttttattcttttctGAACAATTGAGATTTTGTGTATCTGTTTATTttgagtaataaaattgtaaaatttcAACTAATTTAAACTGTAAAATTACAAAGTACTTGATTTAAAAATACACACAACATTTAGAGATAtatacttacaaaaaaaaaaagacgacaaataatttgattttacaaAGTAGAAAGGTCAACTTGATTTAGAGTTAAATTGATACAGAAGTTGTCATCAAGGAGTACAATCCTAAATGTAATGAATCAGATAAGAACTTGACGTTGGAGATTATTAGAGAGTAAGACTTCTTCACGATCTTCATACTCTTCTTCAAGTTCTGGCCTCCATTTGCTGACTCCTTGCCTCTAATGTATGTTCTTTCACTTCCTGAAACAAAACCAACAATATTAAATGCAAGAGATCAAACTGAATGCACAACATTTGAGGAAACTAGAACTACCAAATTATACTATCGAAGTTATACTGTCGAGGATATGAAATATCTAGCTATGGCTAATTTAATTTCCAATATGAGCATCATCTAGTTATGGTTATGGATCCAACTTCTACGCAAAAGTGCTAGGGAAACTAATTGAAAAATTCTTAGACGAGTATACTAATACTAGTTATGTAATAAAACATTAGTTCAAAGCATCCATAAGATTCCATACGGCAACAAGTTGAACACCCAAGGTATCTACTAATGAGAACTACAAGTTTCACTACTTTACAGTTAGAGTAGCTAATCATGTAATGTAATCAATGCTTGGTTTGGTTTAATCCCTAATTCAATGTTTACTTAACTGCGAACCACTTCACTATACGAGAGTGACACTATACACATTTACAAGATAAGTTCAATACGACCTAGATTCCACACCAACCTCCTAGTGTAATTTAGTTCTTCTTCAATGGAGTAATTTAGTGTTAATGTATTGATGAGCTTAGTGTATACCTTTTAAGTGACATCAATGGAGTTACGAACCATCTTCATTGACATCCTACTTCAATCACCTTTCACTTCTCAAAATCCTCCTGACCATCTCCAATCTCGCCAGCAAAgaaacaaacaatcaaacatgCACACCATGATTGCAAACAAGCAAGCATTTAcgttgaagatttttttttttttttaaacatgcaAATACAAAAGATGATActgtttttaaccaaaaaaaacacGAGGGGAAACTGTATATTGTGCCAAGATTTGATTAGGAATAACAAAGTGATCTCATAAGTGTAAAGTCAAATGGAACCTTAACCTCTCTAACGATCAAAGGACAGGACGCTAGTTTCTAACTGTTTTCACACTATGAATATACACATAAGCTTCTTCCATTGTCCATCAAGTAAATATACAATCTccccaaaacaaaaacatttaaaagagAGTGATAATTTTTGGATTTgactaaaacaaaaacatttgaaaaaaaaaaatcaggagggaaaaaaaaagactaattaAAGAAATTTTATACCTAAGGAAATCAAGCTGGGCTTGGGCTCGGAAGCTTCGGATGATGGGCCGGTTAATAAGAAATCAAGCTGGGCTCGGAATCTTTATGTGATGGGCCGGTTAATAGGAGGCTGAGGCTTTCCTCTTTAGGCTATGGGGAACAAAGGAGGAGGTGAAGTGAAGATCATCATACCTCTTACTTGCTCAGGCATGTTTGCTCTCTCTCCTACAGATTCTAACTTTTCTTGcgtatttgattttttctttctgtGTGAGAGATTGTGgatgaagagaagaaggcaagagAGCGCCTCTATTTATAAGGAGAGGATCCTAACGGCTCTTCTTACAACGTTCGTATTTTCTGACTTCCATTAGTAGCCGTTGGATGATTAGGTTAGAGATCTAACGGTAGATATTTTGTCTACGTTAGCGCTCGTCTCTCAAAAAAGCCCGTTGGACTGCGCGACGTAACTTTTTACAACGTTCGTATTTTCTGACTTTCATTAGTAGCCGTTAAATGAATCTAACGGTAGATAAATTGTCTATGTCAGCGCTCGTTTCTCGAAAAAGCCTGTTGGACTGCGCGACGTAACGGTTCTTTTTACAACGTTCGTATTTTCTGTGTTCCATTAGTAGCCGTTGGATGATTATCTAACGGTAGATTAACTGTCTACGAATTGGATGCGCTGTCACGGGTGAGTTTAGTTTACTTACTAGTCAGCGTTCTTCTCTCGAAAATGCCCGTTGGGCTGCGACATAAGAGGTTGAATTATAAAGCCCATTCCAACTTTTAAATGACAAAAGTATTGTTCCTACGACATCGTTCGTATTGATTGTTCCTTACGACGTCGTTACGAGGCATAAGAGCTACGTCACTCTGATCAGCCCAATAAACTATAAACGAGGcccattaatatttatattgttcgTACGACGTCATTCGTGTTGATCATgctaaagaaaaacaaaagaataattaattGATGCAGCAGCAGCAGAGTTAAATAGATACTTGGAGGCTGTCACCATTGTTTCACTCAAAGATTATCAGCTAATTAGCAGCCAATAACtaaaaattagaagaaaaaagagaaccATAATCATGTTTTCACAATGCACTTGTTTCAATCAATGGAAAAAAAGACCCTATCAATTTCTCTAATCGCACTAACATGCGTACTAGGTAACACTAATCGTAACAAAGGTATAGCCGAAGCTGAGATCTTGGACTTGGACTTGATCTTCTCCACTGCTGCTTTGATGATCGATGGAGACGGTACGCTGAACCATTTCAAGTACCATGAGAGAAGGATTAAGTCTTTCTGATCATCAGGCCATGCCTCTGAGGTTAAATAATCTCTCAAATTAGTCTTCAGCTCGGTTGAGCTATT encodes:
- the BNAANNG01390D gene encoding uncharacterized protein BNAANNG01390D isoform X1; translated protein: MFVRKFLQKASGDGGQKPPPSPAPPPRGCLIKEVLDPRIVSHYGIPSTASILAFDSIQSLLAVGTLDGRIKVIGGDNIEAVLASPKQLPFKNLEFIENQGFLVSISNENDIQVWDLDLRQTMSSLHWESNITAFSILPGTGYMYVGDEYGTVSVVKYNADEGKLVHLPYYVPTDALAEAAGLSSPIEYPVVGLLSQPCSRGTRLLIAFSNGLLFIWDASEDRVELVRGNKDLPMEGKTVDVSLEASHDELSDLKLDGKEISSLCWASADGSVLAVGYVDGDILFWDFSDGKNVKVSNNAVKLQLSSAEKRLPVIVMHWGLDVSRKNCGGKLFIYGGDIVGSDEVLTMLALDWSSGMGGLKCVGRVDLTLSGSFADMVLSPIASSRQSGVFLFLLTNPGQLQAYDDTSLASLMSQKENNISVSPLPYPMVVPTMDPRITVAMFAALNVNDKPSLALSEVVLAAKSRTPRTPSGERAQWPLTGGVPGHIDDYKLERLYIAGYQDGSVRIWDATYPCLSLIYDLKPKANGIEITGVDASVTAVTFCSKTSCLAVGNECGMVRLLKLVGHKSGGTLEVVTNTDKQGLELFTTLTVQICSVVSHALGLFLVAHRLDQEDGPQWLAAYSFLTSPVCTLRFVQSTRRLVVGFKCGKVAMLDISAPSVMFVTDSLSDTGFPIKSLCVKSPSAPTDQDSINSEALDDFILCAMTKDGQTTLIDGNTGKILASCLRPLKNPTAICMHIIEDCYDKTEMPSEKPAENPSEKEKHENKSHMTSESESHSPGGEQTAVTETKLADQRFANSLFLMCSEDALRLYSLKLSQGSFESIMEVSVSRPCCWMGILKKDERECAVLLLYRTGHIEIRSFPDLEVVGESSLPSLLRWNFKPNMEKTVCSDDLGHLVLVNGCEVAILSFLAHANGFRIPESLPLLHDKVLAAAADATFSHFPVHKKDQDGTPKFLSGIIKGFRSSSEQKVDHQIQDFSHLGNIFSNPPYLKPSDTDHDDEKIVELNIDDIEIDEPLSILPLTEKDKKENKDKRTDKERLFDGASSDAQPKTRTVDEIKAKYRKAGETSAIASQAKDKLLERGEKLERISQRTAELQDGAENFASMAHELAKQMEKRKWWNI
- the BNAANNG01390D gene encoding uncharacterized protein BNAANNG01390D isoform X2 codes for the protein MFVRKFLQKASGDGGQKPPPSPAPPPRGCLIKEVLDPRIVSHYGIPSTASILAFDSIQSLLAVGTLDGRIKVIGGDNIEAVLASPKQLPFKNLEFIENQGFLVSISNENDIQVWDLDLRQTMSSLHWESNITAFSILPGTGYMYVGDEYGTVSVVKYNADEGKLVHLPYYVPTDALAEAAGLSSPIEYPVVGLLSQPCSRGTRLLIAFSNGLLFIWDASEDRVELVRGNKDLPMEGKTVDVSLEASHDELSDLKLDGKEISSLCWASADGSVLAVGYVDGDILFWDFSDGKNVKVSNNAVKLQLSSAEKRLPVIVMHWGLDVSRKNCGGKLFIYGGDIVGSDEVLTMLALDWSSGMGGLKCVGRVDLTLSGSFADMVLSPIASSRQSGVFLFLLTNPGQLQAYDDTSLASLMSQKENNISVSPLPYPMVVPTMDPRITVAMFAALNVNDKPSLALSEVVLAAKSRTPRTPSGERAQWPLTGGVPGHIDDYKLERLYIAGYQDGSVRIWDATYPCLSLIYDLKPKANGIEITGVDASVTAVTFCSKTSCLAVGNECGMVRLLKLVGHKSGGTLEVVTNTDKQAHRLDQEDGPQWLAAYSFLTSPVCTLRFVQSTRRLVVGFKCGKVAMLDISAPSVMFVTDSLSDTGFPIKSLCVKSPSAPTDQDSINSEALDDFILCAMTKDGQTTLIDGNTGKILASCLRPLKNPTAICMHIIEDCYDKTEMPSEKPAENPSEKEKHENKSHMTSESESHSPGGEQTAVTETKLADQRFANSLFLMCSEDALRLYSLKLSQGSFESIMEVSVSRPCCWMGILKKDERECAVLLLYRTGHIEIRSFPDLEVVGESSLPSLLRWNFKPNMEKTVCSDDLGHLVLVNGCEVAILSFLAHANGFRIPESLPLLHDKVLAAAADATFSHFPVHKKDQDGTPKFLSGIIKGFRSSSEQKVDHQIQDFSHLGNIFSNPPYLKPSDTDHDDEKIVELNIDDIEIDEPLSILPLTEKDKKENKDKRTDKERLFDGASSDAQPKTRTVDEIKAKYRKAGETSAIASQAKDKLLERGEKLERISQRTAELQDGAENFASMAHELAKQMEKRKWWNI
- the BNAANNG01390D gene encoding uncharacterized protein BNAANNG01390D isoform X3; its protein translation is MFVRKFLQKASGDGGQKPPPSPAPPPRGCLIKEVLDPRIVSHYGIPSTASILAFDSIQSLLAVGTLDGRIKVIGGDNIEAVLASPKQLPFKNLEFIENQGFLVSISNENDIQVWDLDLRQTMSSLHWESNITAFSILPGTGYMYVGDEYGTVSVVKYNADEGKLVHLPYYVPTDALAEAAGLSSPIEYPVVGLLSQPCSRGTRLLIAFSNGLLFIWDASEDRVELVRGNKDLPMEGKTVDVSLEASHDELSDLKLDGKEISSLCWASADGSVLAVGYVDGDILFWDFSDGKNVKVSNNAVKLQLSSAEKRLPVIVMHWGLDVSRKNCGGKLFIYGGDIVGSDEVLTMLALDWSSGMGGLKCVGRVDLTLSGSFADMVLSPIASSRQSGVFLFLLTNPGQLQAYDDTSLASLMSQKENNISVSPLPYPMVVPTMDPRITVAMFAALNVNDKPSLALSEVVLAAKSRTPRTPSGERAQWPLTGGVPGHIDDYKLERLYIAGYQDGSVRIWDATYPCLSLIYDLKPKVYGIEITGVDASVTAVTFCSKTSCLAVGNECGMVRLLKLVGHKSGGTLEVVTNTDKQAHRLDQEDGPQWLAAYSFLTSPVCTLRFVQSTRRLVVGFKCGKVAMLDISAPSVMFVTDSLSDTGFPIKSLCVKSPSAPTDQDSINSEALDDFILCAMTKDGQTTLIDGNTGKILASCLRPLKNPTAICMHIIEDCYDKTEMPSEKPAENPSEKEKHENKSHMTSESESHSPGGEQTAVTETKLADQRFANSLFLMCSEDALRLYSLKLSQGSFESIMEVSVSRPCCWMGILKKDERECAVLLLYRTGHIEIRSFPDLEVVGESSLPSLLRWNFKPNMEKTVCSDDLGHLVLVNGCEVAILSFLAHANGFRIPESLPLLHDKVLAAAADATFSHFPVHKKDQDGTPKFLSGIIKGFRSSSEQKVDHQIQDFSHLGNIFSNPPYLKPSDTDHDDEKIVELNIDDIEIDEPLSILPLTEKDKKENKDKRTDKERLFDGASSDAQPKTRTVDEIKAKYRKAGETSAIASQAKDKLLERGEKLERISQRTAELQDGAENFASMAHELAKQMEKRKWWNI